The following proteins come from a genomic window of Polaribacter dokdonensis:
- a CDS encoding gluconokinase, with translation MNKVYYIMGVSGSGKSTIGKLLAQDLDIPFFDGDDFHPQQNIQKMSEGKPLTDVDRQGWLESLNKLAIAQLKNNSCVIVCSALKQKYRDILNNSLGDKTLWIHLQGSFDLIQKRVQRRADHFMPTALLQSQFDILEKPKNAIEISVDLSPIKIIEIIKNQPHE, from the coding sequence GTGAATAAAGTCTACTATATAATGGGTGTTTCTGGTTCAGGTAAAAGCACCATTGGTAAATTACTAGCTCAAGATTTAGACATTCCTTTTTTTGATGGTGATGATTTTCATCCACAGCAGAATATTCAGAAAATGTCTGAAGGAAAACCTTTAACAGATGTTGATAGGCAAGGTTGGTTAGAAAGCTTGAATAAGCTAGCAATAGCACAACTAAAAAACAATAGTTGTGTAATTGTCTGTTCTGCTTTAAAGCAAAAATATCGAGATATTTTAAATAATAGTTTGGGTGATAAAACACTTTGGATTCACCTTCAAGGTTCTTTTGATTTAATTCAGAAAAGGGTGCAAAGAAGAGCAGATCATTTTATGCCAACTGCTTTATTACAATCGCAGTTCGATATTTTAGAGAAACCAAAAAACGCAATAGAAATTTCAGTGGATTTATCACCAATTAAAATAATAGAAATTATTAAAAATCAACCTCATGAGTAA
- the gndA gene encoding NADP-dependent phosphogluconate dehydrogenase, with the protein MSKSDFGLFGLGVMGKSLSRNLAQKGFKISLFNRHVDEVEVDVAKNFKAEYQELKNALAFDNVEEFVASLASPRKIMLMVNAGKTIDIVIDNLLPYLSENDIIIDGGNSNYKKTKERFDYLQTKGIQFIGTGVSGGEEGALKGPSIMPSGTKEAYNNVSQFLETIAARDKNNLPCCTYIGPEGSGQFIKMVHNGIEYVEMQLLAEVATILKHKGKNPNEIAETLDSFKDDANSYLLEITADIFRKKEGDSWLVNLILDKAGNKGTGNWATITSAELGVPNTLIASALFSRYISFYKEHRVQFHKEYIKKSVSRLNLADDDLLKAYQFVRIINHYQGFKLIQEASEKFNWNLNLSEIARIWTNGCIIRSSLMEELVSIFKETNTILIHSKISKMIIDCKPSIKRVVSDCVLSDVTTPALSEALQFFNGITTQHSSANIIQAQRDYFGAHKYQRIDDASGKFYHTNWV; encoded by the coding sequence ATGAGTAAATCTGATTTCGGACTTTTTGGTTTAGGAGTTATGGGTAAAAGCCTAAGTAGAAACTTAGCCCAAAAAGGATTTAAAATTTCTTTGTTTAACAGACATGTAGATGAAGTTGAGGTGGACGTTGCTAAAAATTTTAAAGCAGAATACCAAGAGCTAAAGAATGCACTAGCTTTTGATAATGTAGAGGAATTTGTAGCTTCTTTAGCATCACCAAGAAAGATAATGTTAATGGTAAATGCTGGTAAAACAATAGATATTGTAATAGATAATTTATTGCCCTATTTATCAGAGAATGATATTATTATTGATGGGGGAAACTCAAACTACAAGAAAACAAAAGAACGGTTTGATTATTTACAAACTAAAGGAATTCAGTTTATTGGAACAGGTGTTTCAGGTGGTGAAGAAGGTGCTTTAAAAGGGCCATCAATTATGCCAAGTGGAACTAAGGAAGCTTACAATAATGTTTCTCAATTTTTAGAAACTATTGCTGCTAGAGACAAAAATAATTTACCTTGTTGCACATACATAGGTCCAGAAGGAAGTGGACAATTTATAAAAATGGTGCATAATGGAATTGAATATGTAGAGATGCAATTATTGGCAGAAGTAGCTACCATTCTAAAACATAAAGGTAAAAATCCCAATGAAATTGCAGAAACTTTAGATAGTTTTAAAGACGATGCAAATAGCTATTTACTAGAAATTACTGCTGATATTTTTAGAAAAAAAGAAGGTGATTCTTGGTTGGTGAATCTAATATTAGACAAAGCAGGTAACAAGGGTACAGGTAATTGGGCTACAATTACATCAGCAGAATTAGGAGTGCCAAATACATTAATAGCTTCAGCATTATTTTCAAGATATATTTCTTTTTACAAAGAACATAGAGTGCAATTTCACAAAGAGTATATTAAAAAATCGGTTTCAAGATTAAACTTAGCAGACGATGATTTGTTAAAAGCGTATCAATTTGTACGAATTATAAATCATTACCAAGGTTTTAAATTGATACAAGAAGCGTCTGAAAAATTTAATTGGAACCTTAATTTAAGTGAAATTGCAAGAATTTGGACAAATGGGTGCATCATAAGATCATCATTAATGGAAGAATTAGTAAGCATTTTTAAAGAAACGAATACCATTTTAATCCATTCTAAAATTTCTAAAATGATTATTGATTGTAAACCATCAATAAAAAGAGTAGTCTCAGATTGTGTATTAAGTGATGTTACAACACCAGCATTAAGTGAAGCTCTTCAATTTTTTAATGGAATTACTACACAACATTCATCAGCAAATATTATACAAGCACAAAGAGATTATTTTGGTGCACATAAGTATCAAAGAATAGATGATGCTTCAGGTAAATTTTATCATACAAATTGGGTTTAA
- a CDS encoding Nramp family divalent metal transporter, with translation MSTTNTKKTLLKRLIVIVLGFGPGIFAIGYTIGTGSVTSMIVAGSKFNMQLLWVLFLSCLFSGVLMFAYGNFALITGETALFGFKKHLKFGKPLAIAIIIGITFGQWNSLMGILGISANIIFEILSLNFPDLIAYKYETVLATAIIVIVVFYLLMLVGKYTFFEKILVIFVSLMGLSFILSLFMVQPLSADVIKGFIPTIPDVPGGKMLVAAFVGTTMAAATFLSRPLFVKGKGWTIKNLNQQKKDSITAAILIFIISGTIMAVAAGALFYEGKEVTHVLDMANTLEPVAGKWAITIFFFGALSAGLSSIFPCLLIAPLLIADYQSGILDTSSKQFRTITAIACLVALIGPAFGTNPIEIQILSQVFNVFVLPLVILGIIILLSSKKVMKTYKTNIGVYIGMYAALFFSLVISYNGILALLDYF, from the coding sequence ATGTCAACAACCAACACCAAAAAAACACTTTTAAAAAGATTAATTGTAATTGTATTGGGTTTTGGCCCAGGAATTTTTGCTATTGGTTATACTATTGGTACAGGTAGTGTAACCTCGATGATTGTTGCAGGTAGTAAATTTAACATGCAATTGTTATGGGTACTTTTCTTAAGCTGTTTGTTTTCTGGAGTACTAATGTTTGCCTATGGAAATTTTGCTTTAATAACGGGTGAAACTGCGCTTTTTGGTTTTAAAAAACATTTAAAATTCGGGAAACCTTTAGCCATTGCAATTATTATAGGAATTACTTTTGGACAATGGAATTCGCTTATGGGTATTTTAGGAATATCTGCCAATATTATTTTCGAAATTCTGTCACTTAATTTTCCTGATTTAATAGCTTATAAATACGAAACTGTATTAGCAACTGCTATTATAGTTATTGTAGTTTTTTACCTGTTGATGTTGGTGGGTAAGTACACTTTTTTCGAGAAGATTTTAGTCATTTTTGTAAGTTTAATGGGCTTGTCTTTCATCCTATCCTTATTTATGGTACAGCCTTTATCTGCAGATGTTATTAAGGGTTTTATACCTACAATTCCAGACGTTCCAGGAGGTAAAATGTTAGTAGCTGCTTTTGTAGGTACAACAATGGCTGCAGCCACATTTTTATCTAGACCACTATTTGTAAAAGGTAAAGGTTGGACGATTAAGAATCTAAACCAACAAAAGAAAGATTCTATTACAGCAGCTATTTTAATATTTATAATTAGTGGAACAATAATGGCTGTAGCTGCAGGTGCATTATTTTATGAAGGTAAAGAAGTTACTCATGTTTTAGATATGGCAAATACATTAGAGCCTGTTGCTGGTAAATGGGCTATTACAATTTTCTTTTTTGGGGCTTTAAGTGCAGGTTTATCTTCTATTTTTCCATGTTTATTAATTGCGCCATTATTAATTGCAGATTATCAATCAGGTATTTTAGATACAAGTTCTAAACAATTTAGAACTATTACTGCAATAGCATGTTTAGTAGCTTTAATTGGTCCAGCTTTTGGAACAAATCCAATAGAAATACAAATATTATCTCAAGTATTTAATGTATTTGTATTGCCTTTAGTCATCCTAGGTATCATCATTTTACTAAGTAGTAAAAAAGTAATGAAAACCTATAAAACCAACATAGGTGTGTACATAGGTATGTATGCTGCCTTATTTTTCTCACTTGTAATTTCTTATAATGGAATTTTAGCGTTACTCGATTATTTTTAA
- a CDS encoding SDR family NAD(P)-dependent oxidoreductase translates to MNTKLAGKNVLITAGAQGIGEAITKHFIAQGANVAIHYFSSADTANELVEIAKTKKVKAVAVKGDLTKDVDANHLIEETISALGGLDILINNAGSLVARSLLEDMQTDFWHKVMDINLTSMMLVTRAAEPYLSKNTNSSIVNLASLAGRKGGHPGSLAYATSKGAILTFTRALATEYGAKGIRVNAVAPGLILGTLFHDTHTTKESAANTIAGIPIERAGNPDDVARAVLYLASEFDGFITGATLDINGGVYNM, encoded by the coding sequence ATGAATACGAAATTAGCAGGCAAAAATGTACTAATTACAGCAGGTGCACAAGGTATAGGAGAAGCAATAACAAAACATTTTATAGCCCAAGGAGCTAATGTTGCAATACATTATTTTTCTAGTGCAGATACAGCTAATGAATTAGTAGAAATTGCAAAAACTAAAAAAGTAAAAGCAGTTGCTGTAAAAGGCGATTTAACAAAAGATGTAGATGCTAACCATTTAATTGAGGAAACTATAAGTGCTTTAGGTGGTTTAGATATTTTAATAAATAATGCAGGTTCCTTAGTAGCAAGAAGTTTGTTAGAAGATATGCAAACCGATTTTTGGCATAAAGTTATGGATATCAATTTAACCTCTATGATGTTGGTTACAAGAGCTGCAGAACCTTATTTGTCTAAAAATACAAATAGTAGTATTGTAAATTTAGCATCGTTAGCTGGTAGAAAAGGAGGGCATCCTGGTTCTTTAGCTTACGCTACAAGTAAAGGAGCAATTTTAACATTTACAAGAGCGTTAGCAACAGAATATGGTGCAAAAGGCATAAGAGTAAATGCTGTTGCTCCTGGTTTAATTTTAGGAACTTTATTTCATGATACTCACACAACTAAAGAATCTGCAGCAAATACAATTGCAGGTATTCCAATAGAAAGAGCAGGTAATCCAGATGATGTTGCACGTGCAGTTTTATACTTAGCTTCAGAATTCGATGGTTTTATTACAGGAGCAACTTTAGATATTAATGGAGGTGTTTATAATATGTAG
- a CDS encoding T9SS type A sorting domain-containing protein: MKKTLLIVCFTLISALSFGQTNLVLNGTCDIHTVPDNKDNADSWDMTPNSKIIDESGAEIDSPYRALWNNSDLADWLSTATGDSNEQPGSSSDGNWDYSAGADQGVKTGGVKISSVGRRLYQLVAVEAGKEYTFSIESRSEAENVPSDVFILNTEIASEDGLTGSSATVDHYVQITNDFNSSKSNATTNNFTVTTFDFTASTNQVVIYVRASAAVDSSNEVFYDNISLVEKAASSTGTVVTPSTTTFDSGYMNAFNLDNSFAFGFGYPVADMKTTQTATSVTLQPNFAIWTGEDGNASWFDTNPKTPNKYVDASSYTESNTAYNGEDLTFEGVVNVDNLDDAYTVTAFIKALDPNSFATVVNKTVELTAAGQEFSVSATAAELATGLIVQYGFSVVGPPADPANESAIGSIVVGEPGTASIDDVFASKVTVYPNPANSFINISSAEAISGVEVYNVIGKRVLQVTNVVNNSVDVSSLSKGMYILKIASGDSIATKKIIKN, from the coding sequence ATGAAAAAAACATTACTTATAGTTTGCTTTACTTTAATAAGCGCATTATCATTTGGGCAGACCAATTTGGTTTTAAATGGAACATGTGATATACATACAGTTCCTGATAATAAAGATAACGCTGATTCTTGGGATATGACTCCAAACTCAAAAATTATTGATGAATCTGGAGCAGAGATTGATAGTCCTTACAGAGCACTTTGGAATAATTCAGATTTAGCTGATTGGCTTTCAACAGCAACTGGAGATAGTAATGAACAACCAGGTTCTTCTAGTGATGGAAACTGGGATTATTCAGCAGGTGCAGACCAAGGTGTAAAAACTGGTGGAGTTAAAATTAGTTCAGTAGGTCGTCGTTTATATCAATTAGTAGCTGTTGAAGCAGGAAAGGAATACACCTTTTCAATAGAATCTCGTTCTGAGGCTGAGAATGTACCATCGGATGTTTTTATTTTGAACACAGAAATAGCTTCAGAAGACGGTCTTACAGGTTCAAGCGCTACAGTAGATCACTATGTTCAAATTACTAATGATTTTAATTCAAGTAAATCGAATGCAACTACTAACAATTTCACAGTAACAACCTTCGATTTTACTGCATCAACGAATCAAGTTGTAATATATGTAAGAGCTTCTGCAGCAGTAGATAGTTCTAATGAAGTTTTTTATGATAATATAAGTTTAGTTGAAAAGGCTGCATCATCTACAGGTACAGTAGTAACTCCAAGTACCACTACATTTGATTCTGGTTATATGAATGCTTTTAATTTAGATAATTCATTTGCATTTGGATTTGGTTATCCAGTAGCAGACATGAAAACAACACAAACTGCTACATCTGTAACATTACAGCCAAACTTTGCAATATGGACAGGTGAAGATGGCAATGCTTCTTGGTTTGATACAAACCCAAAAACACCAAATAAATATGTTGATGCTAGTTCTTACACAGAAAGTAATACAGCTTATAATGGCGAAGACTTAACTTTTGAAGGTGTTGTTAATGTAGATAATTTAGATGATGCTTATACAGTTACAGCTTTCATAAAAGCATTAGATCCTAATTCTTTTGCAACTGTAGTTAACAAGACTGTTGAATTAACGGCTGCTGGGCAAGAATTTTCTGTTTCAGCTACAGCTGCAGAATTAGCTACAGGTTTAATCGTACAGTATGGTTTTAGCGTTGTTGGACCTCCTGCAGACCCAGCTAATGAAAGTGCTATAGGAAGTATTGTTGTTGGAGAACCTGGTACAGCATCTATAGATGATGTATTTGCATCTAAGGTTACCGTTTATCCTAACCCAGCCAATTCTTTTATAAATATTTCTTCTGCAGAAGCTATTTCAGGAGTAGAAGTTTACAATGTAATTGGTAAAAGAGTTTTACAAGTTACAAATGTTGTTAATAACAGCGTAGATGTATCTAGCTTATCAAAAGGAATGTATATTCTAAAAATAGCAAGTGGAGATTCAATTGCCACTAAAAAGATTATTAAGAACTAG
- a CDS encoding polysaccharide lyase family 7 protein: MKRLLILSLIILMVTACKKDQAKSENKVSEKETAIKYPNDVIPFMDKWKILLGDGTRSDSLVKFQKDNFFYVQTDDVADWVVYKTPNSGITSRTSSNTRTELGEKRHWIPEEGGKLTGTLKVMHVSTTGDANAASSYSVVIGQIHSDEGHENEPLKIYYKKFPGHTKGSVFWNYEINTEGDNIGRFDYSTAVWGHDFSVVGKNPTDFPLEPENGIELGEEFSYEVNVHEGIMYLTFTSENHETVKFVKSLVKSEFTTRAQVPDQVKRVYANREKGGGVEREIAYAGEINYFKQGAYNQANAKSTNSEVYGGDINKQYENGSYAEVWFKEATVGKSTKPLE; encoded by the coding sequence ATGAAAAGATTACTCATACTTTCGCTTATAATTTTAATGGTTACTGCTTGTAAAAAAGATCAAGCAAAATCAGAAAATAAAGTTTCAGAAAAAGAAACTGCAATTAAATATCCAAATGATGTAATTCCGTTTATGGACAAATGGAAAATTCTTTTAGGAGATGGAACTCGTTCAGATAGTTTAGTAAAGTTTCAAAAAGATAATTTCTTTTATGTACAAACAGATGATGTTGCAGATTGGGTGGTTTATAAAACACCAAATTCGGGTATAACTTCTAGAACATCTAGTAATACTAGAACAGAATTGGGTGAAAAACGTCATTGGATTCCAGAAGAAGGAGGTAAATTAACAGGTACTTTAAAAGTAATGCACGTTTCTACTACTGGAGATGCAAATGCAGCCTCTTCTTATTCAGTAGTTATTGGTCAAATTCATAGTGATGAAGGTCATGAAAATGAACCGTTAAAAATCTATTACAAGAAATTTCCAGGGCATACTAAAGGCTCTGTTTTTTGGAACTATGAAATAAACACAGAAGGAGATAACATTGGTAGATTTGATTACTCAACTGCAGTTTGGGGTCATGATTTTTCTGTGGTTGGTAAAAACCCTACAGATTTTCCTCTAGAACCAGAAAATGGAATTGAACTTGGAGAAGAATTTAGCTATGAAGTTAATGTTCATGAAGGCATTATGTATTTAACTTTTACAAGCGAAAATCATGAAACTGTAAAGTTTGTAAAGAGTTTAGTAAAGTCAGAATTTACAACAAGAGCACAAGTTCCAGATCAAGTAAAAAGGGTTTATGCCAATAGAGAAAAAGGTGGTGGTGTAGAACGTGAAATAGCCTATGCAGGAGAAATAAATTACTTTAAACAAGGAGCTTACAATCAAGCTAATGCTAAAAGCACCAATTCAGAAGTTTATGGTGGAGATATCAATAAACAATATGAAAATGGTAGTTATGCAGAGGTTTGGTTTAAAGAAGCAACTGTTGGTAAAAGCACCAAACCTTTAGAGTAG
- a CDS encoding polysaccharide lyase family 7 protein — MNLYKKHSTKVIIGLLVIVLATVSCKKAIEKTKDVNESKTVYASDVIPFFQHWKLILGDGSNVGVPTNFENKEYFYTQTEGDNNWVVFKAPNGGNTHGTSNNTRTELAQLKKWYPKTADEKMTATLKVMNVSATGDETVAATHSVVVGQIHSADKHENEPLKIFYKIYPGHTKGSVFWHYEINTKGDDNSGRWDFSTAVWGHDFSVVGPSATEVPAEPKDGIALGEEFTYEVEVKDGIMNLTFKSDNHETKTFSKNLIESEYTTKAEIPQQTKELFFPIGQDGVERKNAYEGEGCFFKLGAYNQTNGKSPEVNRNWCSGAETFNGDVTKQYETGNYVEVWFKSGSLKISDNVVSNEGYFSKNDKVK, encoded by the coding sequence ATGAATTTATATAAAAAACACTCTACTAAAGTAATTATTGGCTTATTAGTTATTGTTCTTGCTACTGTTAGTTGTAAAAAAGCAATAGAGAAAACAAAAGATGTAAACGAATCAAAAACAGTTTACGCAAGTGATGTTATTCCATTTTTTCAACATTGGAAACTTATTTTGGGTGATGGTTCTAATGTTGGTGTTCCAACCAATTTCGAAAATAAAGAGTATTTCTATACGCAAACTGAAGGTGATAATAACTGGGTTGTTTTTAAAGCGCCAAATGGAGGTAACACTCATGGAACATCAAATAACACAAGAACAGAATTAGCGCAGTTAAAAAAGTGGTATCCAAAAACGGCTGATGAAAAAATGACTGCTACTTTAAAAGTAATGAATGTTTCTGCTACTGGAGATGAAACAGTTGCTGCAACACATTCTGTAGTTGTTGGTCAAATTCATAGTGCAGATAAGCATGAGAATGAACCTTTAAAAATTTTCTATAAAATTTATCCTGGTCACACAAAAGGTTCTGTTTTTTGGCATTATGAAATTAATACCAAAGGTGATGATAATTCAGGCAGATGGGATTTTTCAACTGCAGTTTGGGGTCATGACTTTTCAGTAGTTGGTCCCTCAGCAACTGAAGTTCCAGCAGAACCAAAAGACGGAATTGCTTTAGGTGAGGAGTTTACCTACGAAGTTGAAGTAAAAGATGGTATTATGAATTTAACGTTTAAAAGCGATAATCATGAAACAAAAACCTTTTCAAAAAACTTAATCGAATCAGAATACACTACTAAAGCAGAAATTCCTCAACAAACGAAAGAGTTGTTTTTTCCTATAGGTCAAGATGGGGTAGAGCGCAAAAATGCTTATGAAGGTGAAGGATGTTTTTTTAAGCTAGGTGCTTATAATCAAACCAATGGAAAATCACCAGAAGTAAATAGAAATTGGTGTTCAGGAGCAGAAACATTTAATGGTGATGTTACAAAACAATATGAAACAGGCAATTATGTAGAGGTTTGGTTTAAATCTGGAAGTTTAAAGATTAGTGATAATGTAGTTTCTAACGAAGGCTATTTTTCAAAAAATGATAAAGTAAAATAA